From Triticum urartu cultivar G1812 chromosome 2, Tu2.1, whole genome shotgun sequence, a single genomic window includes:
- the LOC125536546 gene encoding ruvB-like 2, whose product MAELKRLSESRDLTRIERIGAHSHIRGLGLDSSIEARDASEGMVGQLPARRAAGLILQLIRQGKIAGRAVLLAGQPGTGKTALAMGIAKSLGAETPFASVAASELFSLDLSKTEALTQAFRRAIGVRIKEEAEIIEGEVVEISIDRPVSASSSGIPSGATAAGKTGRLTLKTTDMETVYELGGKMIEALGKEKVQSGDVIALDKASGKVTKLGRSIGRSRDYDAVGAHTKFVKCPEGELQKRKEVMHCVTLHEIDVINSRTQGFLALFTGDTGEIRAEVREQIDTKVAEWREEGKAEIVPGVLFIDEVHMLDIECFSFLNRALENDMAPILVIATNRGITTIRGTNYRSPHGIPSDFLDRLLIITTQPYTAEEIRKILDIRCEEEDVEMSAEGKDLLTKIGTETSLRYAIQLITSAGLACQKRKGKVVEMEDISRVYHLFLDVKRSTQFLIDSQSDYMFSEVQGDSDGDDAMQS is encoded by the exons ATGGCGGAGCTGAAGCGGCTGTCGGAGAGCCGCGACCTAACCCGCATCGAGCGCATAGGCGCGCACTCCCACATCCGGGGGCTGGGGCTGGACTCCTCCATCGAGGCCCGCGATGCCTCGGAGGGGATGGTCGGCCAGCTCCCCGCGCGCCGCGCCGCTGGACTCATCCTCCAGCTCATCCGCCAGGGGAAGATCGCCGGCCGCGCCGTCCTCCTCGCAGGGCAGCCAGGGACCGGCAAGACCGCCCTCGCCATGGGCATCGCCAAGTCGCTCGGCGCCGAGACGCCCTTCGCCTCCGTCGCTGCCTCCGAGCTCTTCTCCCTCGACCTCTCCAAGACCGAGGCGCTCACCCAGGCGTTCCGCCGCGCCATTGGCGTTCGCATCAAGGAGGAGGCGGAGATCATTGAGGGCGAGGTCGTTGAGATCTCAATCGACCGCCCTGTCTCCGCCAGTAGCTCGGGCATACCTTCAGGTGCTACCGCGGCCGGCAAGACTGGAAGGCTCACGCTGAAGACCACGGACATGGAGACGGTGTATGAGCTGGGTGGGAAGATGATTGAGGCCCTGGGGAAGGAGAAGGTACAGAGCGGGGATGTGATTGCGCTGGACAAGGCCTCCGGGAAGGTTACCAAGCTTGGCCGCTCCATTGGGAGGTCACGGGATTATGATGCTGTTGGTGCGCACACCAAGTTTGTCAAGTGCCCTGAAGGAGAGCTCCAGAAGCGCAAGGAGGTTATGCACTGCGTTACCTTACATGAGATTGATGTCATCAATAGCAG GACACAAGGCTTCCTTGCACTTTTCACTGGTGACACTGGTGAGATTCGTGCAGAGGTTAGGGAGCAGATCGACACAAAAGTTGCCGAATGGAGAGAGGAAGGGAAGGCTGAGATCGTCCCTGGCGTTCTGTTTATCGATGAAGTCCACATGCTGGACATTGAATGCTTCTCCTTCCTCAACCGTGCTCTGGAGAATGACATGGCTCCGATCCTTGTTATTGCGACGAATCGAGGTATTACAACAATACGCGGGACCAACTACCGGTCACCACATGGTATACCGTCGGATTTTCTCGACCGCCTCTTGATCATCACAACACAACCATACACGGCGGAGGAGATCAGGAAGATCTTAGACATCAGGTGCGAGGAAGAAGACGTTGAAATGTCTGCTGAGGGCAAGGATCTGCTCACAAAGATTGGCACCGAGACCTCCCTCAGGTACGCAATCCAGCTGATCACTTCTGCCGGCCTGGCTTGCCAGAAGCGCAAGGGCAAGGTGGTGGAGATGGAGGACATAAGCCGGGTGTACCACCTGTTTCTGGACGTGAAGAGATCGACGCAGTTCTTGATCGACAGCCAGAGCGACTACATGTTCAGTGAAGTGCAAGGGGATTCAGATGGGGATGACGCCATGCAGTCCTAG